The region ACCGGAATTGGCACTGATGAAGCCGTCCGCCTTACTGGTTAATACATCACGGGGCCCGTTGGTCAATGAGAAGTCTCTTCTCTCGACCTTGGAGCAAGGCAAGATCCGAGGAGCCGCCATCGATGTCTACGATTTCGAGCCACTCCCCAAGGACAGCAGATGGAGAAGTGTTCCCTGGGGCAAGGATGGTAGAAGCGAAGTTCTGCTCAGCCCTCATATGGGGtatgtggaggagggtgtcATGAACCGATGGTACGAGGACTCTGCGGCAAACTTAGGGTTATGGCTGGAAGGCAAGGAGGTGCCGACGAAGTTAAGCTAGATAGCTTCAAACCTGTTTGTAACAGAATGAGAATGCCACTTAAATTATCCTGCTATTTGTTTTATAAGTTGTAAATATCGTTGTATTCGTTATCATTTTCCTACTAGACATCTTGCCAAGGTTTCAATATATACTTCGGTAGAGTCCACCAACCCCAAGCCGTAAGTCTGGAAAAGATAACACCACTTTGCACCATAGGAAAGAGAACTGAAACTGGTCAATTCACTGCCTTGCACACGAGGCAGAGCTCAAgcctttctcctttccccaCCCCCGAGTGGAAGGGTATGAAATCCTCAAACCGGTTTCCCCAGCTCCCCGCCTAAGTTCGGCCAGCAGGGATCATTGTGTGCTCGCATATATTTCTATAGGACTGTCATCATAGTGGTATCCTAGTGCTATTATAGAATCGGTTATGCAATGACAAACAGCCATTTGGTGTTTGGAACCGTGAGCCCTAACCTCTCTCATACTGGCATCCAGCATGTCTCGGATTCAATTTGAAGGACTGCCGAAGCTCCATGGGATTGCATATATGGATGCAATTGCCAATCTAAGCCCATCTGACGTCGCATGAATGGCCAATACCAGGTACTGTTTCATCTGGGACAATTAACATTGATTATATACAGAAGCTTACTGAGAATATAGGAAGATACGTGGTAGTTACATTGAAGGTGTGTGTACACCCTGTCAAGAGCAGTGTCTGTGGTGGCTTTTGGTGATCTGTACTACGCACAATAATCTACCATATTCGCTTGAAATTCATCTAATTCGATTGGACGCAAGACAGAAGACTAGGCCAGTACTAGTAGGAGCATCCAACAGGCACGCACAAGCTGGAGGTGATAAACAACTTTAtgggctgtggctgctcCAAACATACAATCCTGGGCCTTTGGTATGCAATAATATCACCGAGAGATGCGAAATGGGTGAATTCGGACGTATTCGACTATCTAATTAGGGATTCAACAGTCTTTTCGCTGCGTCATTGTTGACATTGCGAGGCCTGGGGGAAATCGTCTCCGCCACCTCTCTCCAAATTGGAGACAATCCAGCCCTACTTCTGATTGCCGAGATGAGATCCGATCAGCTACGTATTTAATGACCAGAATAATCTATTGAAGGACTTCAGTCGACTGCGCTTCCCTTCCAAGAGCAATCATGTCGTTGTCCACCGAATCAACAGACATCACGCTCTATACCTGGCTGACACCCAACGGCATCAAAACTTCAATCGCTTTAGAAGAATTATCCGTCCCCTACCAGGCAGTCGCGGTTGATATTTCAACCAACGCCCAGAAAGAACCCTGGTTCCTGGCAATCAATCCCAATGGACGCATTCCGGCCATCACCGACAAGGGCCAGCGCGTCTTCGAGAGCGGGGCGATTCTGATGTACCTGTGCGACAAGTATGATCACAATCGCACGATCAGCTACTCCCCTGACTCTCCCGAGTACTATGAGCAGCTAAGCTGGCTCATGTTCCAGATGGGCGGCCTTGGGCCAATGCAAGGTGCGCAGCATTTTCCAAGTATCCAGGCCTCAGGCAGGGCATGCTGACAGTTGGACAGGACAAGCAAACCACTTTCGCCTCATGGCCGGAGAATACTGTCCATACGGCATCAACCGGTATATGAACGAAACGAAAAGACTGTACAGCGTTCTTAACGATCGCCTAATGGTCAGTCCGTACCTGGCTGGATCGAAATATACCATCGCCGACATCGCCAATTTTGGATGGATCCGATACGGTCCCTTTGCGCTGGAGATCAGTCTTTCCGAATTCCCCGCGCTTCAGCGTTGGCACGACGAAATCATGAAGCGTAGTGCCGTCCAGAGGGGTATAAAGGTTCCAACGGACAAGACAGAAGACCAGATCGCCGAGAGATATCGCAATATGAGGCAGAAGATGGATGGAATGAAAGAGGCGTTGTAAAGGGGAGGCCCAAGTCGCTATTGCTTTGACAGATGAGGAGCTACATTATTAGTAAATAACAAAGCATATTAGCAATTACTATTCATTATTACATTCGCTTTTGCCTTATGGTAGGGTTGTGCAGTGCGGCAGCTTTAGATAGCTGTGCATAGAGATCATGGGCCGTCAAATGCCAGAATGTTGCCCCATGGAATGTGTAGAATGTCAAAGAGATTGAACACAGTCCCACCTCACAAGTTCCTACTCCACACTGTCAATTTCCCCGAATTCCAAACAGGCAGGGCGCTAAGATTCCCCACAGGTCCGGGGTAGTTTTAGCGTTGGACTCCACCCCCGCAATCTGGATGAGGGCCTGGTCTATTCCTGGAGTATACGGTCTGCTGCGAGTGTCTAAAGTCCCATGGGACTCTTTGCGTTTTCCCCAGCCTATTGAAGAGCATAGGACGTATATAAAGCCCACATCCCCTGATGAGCGAATATTATATCAAGCATCCTTGCAACACAACTCTGCTGGCCGAAAATGGAGCCCCGACAGAAATCTGACATCTCGCATCTGAGCCGATACGAAACCAATGCTAGTATCATGATCCCAAAGGATGTGTTTGAGAAGATGTACTTGACTCCCCAGCTGCCCGTCAAAGGACAGCTGAGGAAAACCTTGGGGAATCCAACCCCAATGTCAGTCTCCCTAAGCAGCGCAACTTCCAAACTATATTCTCGTTACTGTGCTGACCTGGGGTTTATAGGGCCCTGCTGGGCTTTCTTTTGAGTACCACGTCTTTCGGCTGCGTGGCTATGGGGTGGCGCGGAGCAGAGATAGGCAATTCTTTGATGTAGGATACCTGATCTTTCTTGCTGGCCTAGCTGACGCCTACACCACCCCCACTGCTAGTGGAGTATACTATTTCTTTGGAGGCACTCTGCAAGTACTCGGGGCCATTTTTGAGCTCATCATTGGAAATACCTTCCCTAGTGTCGTCTTCAGCACATTTGGTAAGCTTGTCAGGGAAGACAGTTGTTTTACGTGGCCAATCTGTACTGACATAGCTTGAACATGCGCTTTCTGGCTTGCTTTGGGAGTAACAGAGCAGTACGGACTCGCCAATTCCGGTGATCCGGCATCATTCTACTCGAGTTTTGGTATGTTACTTTCGTCGCAGTTGCACGTTTTACGGCCCCTAACAACCCCTCCAGGATTCTTCCTCTGTTTTTTGGGGGTCCTGTGCTTCATGTTTCTTGTGTGCTCGCTGCGCACCAATATCGTCTTTGTATTTATCTTTGTGTTTCTCGAAGCCGGGGTTTTACTTCTCGCGGCGTCGTACTGGTACTTGGCCCAGGGCCTTCAGGAGGCAGCTCTGCGACTAGAGAAGGTAAGCAGACCGTATCCACCCAACAGCCTCTGTCCCCTGTTGCTGAAGGGCCTATAGCTAACTTAAACCATTTCAATCAGGCGGGCGGTGCCTGCgtttttgtcttttctgtCGCTGGGTGGtatcttcttttttccatcATGCTCCAGTCCGTTGATTTTCCAATCTCCCTCCCTGTTGGGGACCTCAGCACACGGTTTGAAGGAAAGTCAGCAAGGGAAAAGCGGGCAGCAGAAATCGAGGTCTGAGTTAGGGTTGAATATGGCCTAGCCTTTTGTATGGGCCTGGGGGTGTCAACATCCACGGTACGAAACAACGAGGGAGGATATTCTCAGTTGTCAGAGGGAAGGGAAATTTGTGCTATTTCCTAACCGCCAGTTTCGAGTGAATCTCCTAAGAGCGTAACCGAATATAATCACTTACCATCTTTAAACTTCTTTTACTGAGAGAGGATGTGAGATGGGTGTGAGAACTCAGATACTGACCTTTGGCGGGGAGGCAGCATTATGAACATCTAGGCTAAACCACACATCTGAAAATGGAGCTAGAACTTCTTACCTTCGTTGTTTCCGTCCAAGACTAGGCCGATTCCACACGTTTCCCAGCACCAGGTCCTTTTGCATGGTGTCGGGACTTGAAGTGATGGTCATTATTTTTGGTTCTGGCAATTGCGTCGGCGCGAATGGGAGTGGGTTTGCACGGAGCTCGCGATATAAATCCTTGAGCACAGAATATTGGTATTGACGGTTCGCTTGGTATTTCTACCCCATTAATGGGGAATACTGTTACCTTGGCGATTCAAGAAGTGATATGATACAAGGTCCAAGATCCAGCCTATGATTGTACGGGTATAATACCCCATAAATACTGATATCTGGTCACGGTGGGAACCATGAACATTATTCGaatttaaaatttctatCATCTGACCGTAAGGACATACTGTTAATGTATTCGTCTGCTACTCTATATCTTCTTTAAACAGCGCCTGAACCAACCAGCTTCACTGCCACTCTGGAAATCATTGATTTGGCCATATCAATGACCAGCTTTCCACTGGCACCATTGTTGTAGTCATTGACCAACTcgttcagcttctccaatGAGTATGTCTTGCTGATGGCCCGTACGCCTTCCTGTGCCGCGAAGTTCAGCATCGCCCGGAGCTGGTGATTCCTTCCAACAAGCACGCCAACCATTTTGATATGGCGGAACACCAGGTCTCGAGGCTGAATCCGGAAGCCCTCTTTAGGGAAACTGACCATAACGCATGTGCCATGGTCTTTGAGCAGCTTCATACCGTACTCGAGCGCCTGCTGGGCTTCTGGCAAAATGAGCACAGAGTCCACACCCTTCTCGCCCTCCAAGGCCGGCTCGGGTTTCCCACATACAGCCCAGCGGGCCTCTTCCGCTGGCTGGACTCGTGCATCGACGACTGTCACCCTGGAACCCAGAGGGCCGAGACCATCCACAACCCGTCGAACCAGGCTGAGTGCTGCGTCCGATGCATCGATTGCAACAACCCTGCAGCCCAGTTTGGCAGCAAACTGCACTCCCAAATGCCCTaagccaccaccagcaccggagATCGCGACAGTCATGCCCTCGCCGCCTTGCTTTCCTTTATCGAGCCGGACATTTCCTTGGCCGAGTGCGTTCCAGATCGTCAACCCGGCACACATCAACGGAGCCGTATCGACAGCAGTCATTCCCGGCGGCATAGGAGCAACCTGGCGAGAGTCCACAGTGCAGTAGTCCTGGAAGCCTCCGTCTCGTGAGAGCCCGAGGTTACCGGCCTTGGTACAGTAGACGCCATATTTCTCCGGATCGCCGTCGTTGTTGCTGCACTGGTAACATGATCCGCAGGGGTGAAACGCTCGGCCAGGAACTCCAACGGAAGTGCCAACCTGGAGACCTAGACGAGAGGAAACATCCGGGCCCATGGCTACGATAACGCCGGCGAACTCGTGCGAGCCAACCCTTGGGAGATCCTGCCACATGGCGCCGGACGCGAAGACTGCATCGGTGTGACAGTATGACGCGGCTTTCACATTGACAAGGATATCATGCCctttggggttggatggccTTTCGACCGCTCTGAGGGTGTAGGGGGCGTTGAATGCCTCGAGGACTTGGGCGCGCATGGTGAGATACTTTTCGTACTGGGGGTTGTGGGTACTGTAGGTTGACCTTAGCTTCAAATATGTATAGTATGCGAAGTTATtgataaaataattaagcAAATCGCTTTCTATAAGTAGGTCAAGATACAACTTCTAATGTGGCGGTACCTGGTCTGTGCCAAGTTGGGGACGATGTGGGGAAGCGGGTTGGGGTATCATGGTCATTGAGTTGCACTGCGTGTCACTGAAGCAGTATTTATCATCAGGAGTAGTGAAGAAAGCGTGGGGGATATCTTGGCTTATGTGTTTATTACACAAAGCCGTGGGTTTCTTCTGGGAGACATGGTGATAAGCAAATTGGAGAACTCATGTCAACTACATTATACTCGTATACCCGGTAGGCGTACTAGCCCTTAGTTAACCAACTGGGTATAACTTCTTGCATTAATTGATGATCCTAAACAAATCGCCGAAGCTACCCTAACGGTTTTAGTTCAATGCTCAAGAGTGTTTAGACAGGCCCTTGTGCAGCGTATCAAACGGTACAGCAAAGCAGGCCAACAATAACACAGAGAGTGAAAGCAGAACCAGATAGAGATAATAGTGGAATAAATCAGACCCCTTGTCCTGTTCGCCCTGTTTTGTGGTTAACGGCGAGCACTAGAATAACCCGTCAGCTAAAAATCAAGCTTACAGATATTAGCACTGGTTGACGACGGACCtgatcttcaacatccccaACCAGGAGCGTTCCCAGCAGCTGTCGTGCCTCCTTGCTATGCTCAGCATCTTCAAAAAGCTCTGTCACATCTTGGCCGCCTTGGTCTAGTAGAAATTCGTCACCACCCCTGCGCTTGTTAGCATATTCCTTGCCAGCACAATGTGCCCGCGTGGTATAGGGGAACGTGCGGATGCTCATGTTGGAACTTAGTAACGTCATATACCTTCCCATTGATAATGAAGAGAAGGTCAGTGGCCAAATTATGGCGGGAGACCTCCTCCAGAGTGAATTTACGAGCCATTCTTCTGGCGTTTCAACCGACTCGGAGCCCAGCAACGGCAAATGTAGTCTGTCAATTCAGTAGCCCTGGTAAAGAGCGCGAATCTCGTGTTCCTTTCCTTGCCTGCTCCGGGGAATCGTATATATTTCGAACAGtacccccaaccccaaatCGGGGTAATAATACCTGGCGTAATCCAGGCAGTATATAATGCTGACTTCTATGCCATATTTGATGTATGCACAGCACCCTTAgcttatctatctatctaccATGGACGCTCCCACGGGATGCAACGTTTCTACCGAGTTGCATAACTTGGTGAGTGGCTTGTTAGACAGACGGCAGATGGCCTGCGTTTTCTGACGTCTCTCAAAGCTCAGCGATCCATCGCTGCTCATCTGCGATGCATTTATTGACGGGGAATGGGAGGAAAAGGACAGAACATTTCCTGTCTATGGTAGGCGAGATCCCTAACGCACTGCCCCTGCTTTATTTCCCTCTATTTCTAATATACATCAGAGCCATCAACAGGACAGCAGCTGAGCTCGGTGGCCAGCGTCGATGAAGCGGATTTCCGAAGAGCAATAGACAGTGCAGTCGACGCACAAGCAACATACTATGACACCACAACAGCTGCTCAGCGGGGCAGTCTGCTTCGTGCGTGGTTTGATCGCATTCAGGGAAATGCTGAAGACTGTGTGTGCATCCTGGCCCCGTCTTGCTCGGTTGGGTTAGTACAATTAACATGACAATTTGCAGTGGCCAAGATCCTCTGTTATGAAAATGGCAAAACCTACGCTGAAGCCATGGCGGAGATTGAGTACGCAGCAAGTTTCATTCGCtggtttggagaagaggcATCTCGCACCTATGGCGATACGATTCCTTCAACAGCGCCGCATGCTGTCGTCATGACCATCAAGCAGCCTATTGGTGTGTGTGGTATCATTACGCCGTATGTTTGCTGGTCTTCTATCTTCATCCCAGCCTGCTAGGCGTTCCTGAATACTAACCACTGCCCTACAGCTGGAACTTCCCTGCGGCTATGATCACCAGAAAAGTCGGGCCCGCCTTGGCTGCTGGCTGTTCGGTTGTCATCAAGCCTCCGAGTGAGACTCCGCACACCTGTCTGGCGTTGGCCAAGCTAGCAATTGAGAGCGGGCTGCCCGCAAAATGTATGCAGGTGTGTCCGACTAAAGACCGCACTGCTTCGTTGCAGCTTGCTCTGAGCCCCAAGGTGGCAAAGCTCAGCTTTACTGGGTCTACTCGAGTTGGCAAGATGCTTGCGGAGTTAGCTAGCAAGACTGTCAAGAAAGTTAGCTTGGAGCTAGGTGGAAACGCCCCGTTTATTGTCTTTGATGATGCAGATGTCGACCTCGCTGTTGAGGGTGCCATGGCCTGCAAGTTCCGGTGTACAGGGCAGACATGTGTTTGGTAAGTCCGCAACCTGTGCTAGTATTTCTTACAGCACGGTAGTCCTGACCTAGCACCTCCAGCGCAAACAGAATTATAGTACAAGATGGAATTGCCAAAGCTTTCACCGCAGCTCTGGTAGCGCGAGTCAACCAGTTGCAAATGGGACGGGGAATGGGCAAGGGAGTGACTCAGGGTCCCCTAATTAACGCTACAGCAGTGGAAAAGATCCAAGACCATGTAAACGATGCCGTTTCAAAGGGTGGACATGTCGAGACTGGCGGGAAACGGCCAGAGACGCCtgggttcttcttcgcaCCAACCGTGATATCTGGTGTGACGGCAGAAATGAAGGTATCCAGTGAGGAAACATTCGGGCCCCTTGCCCCAATTTTCACGTTTAGGtcagaggatgaagcaaTTGCCATGGCCAACGACACCGAGTTCGGACTCTCTGGCTACTTTTTTTGTCGAAACATTAGCCGGACCATGCGGGTGGCTCACCGGCTGCAGTGTGGGATGATTGGGGTGAATACGGGGAAGATAAGCGCATGCGAGACGCCCTTTGGAGGTATCAAGCAGAGTGGGTATGGAAGGGAGGGGAGTAAGTATGGGATGGACGAATaccagatcatcaaggcAATCACCATCGGCAATACCGATGCCTGATCAGGGAAACAGTAGCAAGACTAGAAACAGACTACGTTACATCCAATTACAAGTCGTATACCAGCTGTAGTGCGAAATACCTTGagttcttctttccttttgcGGGATTCCTCGATAACTAAAACCCTAAATACCCCAAGGGTTGCCCAGCTTCCCCGTACCCCGGTTCTCTTCCCCAATTTGGAGGTAAATCATATAGATTGCAAGTCCATCTTTAATCATTGGCGAGTATAGTTGCGATATTCATCTAGATCGATTACCTCGTCTACCATCGGCGTGGGGGAAAGGGTTGCTGGGTCTTTTCCTTAAACCTCCATTTCCCCAgtcttcctctccaacccccatCGTCCTGCACCCAATCTCACCTACCTTCCCCCCCGCTAGTCGTGAAAGAAATGTCAGGAGTCGAAAAGTCGCATTCATGCCATCGCTGTGGGAAGGGCTTTACGCGGTTGGAGCACCTCCAAAGACATGAACGGTCGCGTGAGTTGTACAGTGCCAACCAATAGCCATTACCTTGCTGAACAAATCAGATACCAAAGAGAAGCCGTTTCAGTGCACAGCATGTTTGAAGGCCTTTACGCGAAAGTGAGTCCCTAAGGATCTCCCTACCTCGTGCGCCTGTCCATGCTCATTAGGACTGGAAGGGATCTCCTTAACCGCCATAGCCGACTCACACATAACCCCAGTGGTCCCCAGCCCCCCGACATAAGAAAGGCACCACAGTCACAGCCATCGTGGCCAACATTGCCAGTAGCACCACAGCATGTTGGTGCGAGTGATTTCCGGCTCAATGGCGACGGTTTAGGGCTGAACTTCGTCCCATCACCAGTCGCAGCCGGTGGTACGCTGTCTGACCATCAAGCCGCTTCGAATTTCAACTTTCTCGGCTTTGAGCCATCTTTAGAATCCATTCCAAGTGATTTCACAGCTTTCATGGATAGTGTCCCGATCCCGAGCAACCCCTATTCGCCCTCACTTCAACCAATTCCTGCCTTTTCACCCGGGTTTGAGGTACAAATGTCGGCACCCAGCAAGGAGTACGATGTCAGACAGGGCCTGGTAGACGAGCAAGTGTCTGAACAAATGACCGAGAACCTGGCCTTGTCGTCGCCATTTAGCTCTCGCCTTCCATCACTACAGCCGGAGGAACTGTCGATTCAAAGGCCGCGAAGCACCTGCAGACCGAACAGTCAGTTTTTAGTCTCAGCCAAGTGCCGTGAGCACTTTCTGAGAGAGTTAGCTAGGCTTTCCGGCACAGTACCTGGTGACTTTATCCTACCTTCCCGGCATACTCTGTCTAGGCTGGTTATCGTCTATTTCAGCGCCTTCCACGAGCACCACCCTTTCCTGCATGTACCAACCCTCAACTTGCATTGCATCAACCTGGAGCTGTTTCTCGCTATCATTGCACTTGGTGCCCGGTATGCGCGGGAGCTGGATATAGGCGTAAAGCTGTTCCGCGTCGCAAAGGCCGTGGTGATGGAGCGGATACAGCGGCCGCGAGGGAAAGGGCCCAACGActctactaataatacaagGTGTGACGACGGGGGGCTAGATACTCACGCTGACGACCGCACAAGGCCCTTTGAAACGGTGCAGGCCTTGGTGCTCCTTATAGCGATAGCGAGCTGGTTCCACCGCAGCCCTGATACATATGAAGCTTTATCCCTGCGCGGGGTGGTCGACTCTCTCATCCGACAAGGTGGGTTGGAGTGCCCGCCCAGCCACGAGCCACAAAGCTGGCAAAGCTGGGTTCAAATGGAGATGTTGAAACGAACGAAGCTGGTGGCgttctgcttcttcaacatTCACACCATTGCATTCGACCTGCCGCCGCTCATCTTCTCGAGCGAACTGGATGTATATCTGCCTTTTCCAGAGCAGCAGTGGAAGGCCGAGAACAAGAAAGCCTGGCAAAAGGCCCTCGATTCGGCGGACCCTCCAGAGCCTTTCCAGGCCACATTGGAGAAGCTCTTTGACGACCCAAGACCTTCAGGGAGAGGACCATGGGATAACGCGatctcgagcttctcgccCCTAGGGGGCTTCTCACTTATACACGCCATCATACAGCGTATATGGCTGGTGCACAACTCTCGGTTTCCGGGTGCACGGGGCCGGAGAGAGGGCCTCTCCAACGAGGAAATGAGTGTGTTCGAACGAGCTCTTAAAGGCTGGTCTTTATGTTGGGAGCATGGCCCGGAGAGGTCCATCGATCCGATGAGCCCGCACGGCCCACTGTCGTTTACATCAACTGCTCTGCTTCGCCTGGCGTATATCCGCATCAACTTGGATCTGGGACCCACACGATCCCTGACAACGTGGAATCCCAGCTTAGTTGCTAAATCGCTCGATGGGAGCCCTGGGGTCGAACGCACCGAGAAGCTCACTCGCGCTGTATTGCACTGTGCTCACGCCCTGAGTATCCCCGTGAAACTGGGGACCAGGTTTGTTGCAAGAAATCAGGTTATATACTGGTCTAACCAGCATGCTTTGTGCTCGCTGGAGTGTGCGGTTCTTCTAGCTAAATGGTTGGAGGTTGTCACAGTGCCTTGTCCATCGCCGCCCCTCAGGCCTACCGAGTGGAGGGTGCTGCACTTCCTGGCGCAGCTCGTGGCAGAGGGGGAGTACGGTAGGACTCCTGAGCAGATATTGGCCAGGAGGGAGTTGATGAGCGCCGCCTTGGTCAGAATGTGGGGGACCCTCTACAACTGTGACAGCGTTTGGGAGATGGTGACTTTGATCGGCCAGTCTCTGTTTGAGTATGCGGCTTTACTAGAGTCGCATCATAGCTACTCATCTACGTAATTTCCACTGCAGCATAATGCAGAATAGTGTGGTCTAAAAGTTGACTCCATCATTGTGGACAATACAAGGGCGGGATTCTATGTCAAAGACGAGCTCTGCGAAGCCAAGCTCTTACCTGCGTAGATCGACAAGCGTTtctcttaataaaaaaggaagatggagaagaaatcCCCCTATCGATTCTCCCCGCTTTTCACCCCCGCAATCTCATTGAGCCCTGACGGAGGATACACCATTGCTTGGGGTGGTGGCTGTGGCATGATCAAGCCCACCTTGTATCGAACTTACTCTCCAATTTGGAGAAACACAGCCTAGTTCCAATGGATGTTGTATTCTAGTTCCTACCAGCAGTCATGGGACAGGCAGTACATATTATATACAGGACTGCATTCATAGTATAATGTCTAGGATATCGATTTGTCTATGTACATTCTCAAAGGGGCGGGGATGGAAGTTCCCACCTCTTCTGAGCCTCCTTTGACGGTGATAGTGGCGAGAAACAGGATATGGCACCCGGGTGACATGTTGGAAGGCTTTGTGGATGTCACTCAAGAATATGTCATTGATCGCTTGGCAGTATCGCTTGAAGGTTACCTCCTACATTGCCGAAACGGGGGTCCACACAGTCAATAACAATCCTTTTAGGCACCTTGCGAGTATGGATGTACAAGGGCGACCCTGACGTCGACGACCCATACGAAGATACGGTGGAAAAGAAGGTTGGATGAGCCCGTCTTCCATCACGGCATCTTATTCCACGACTAATGGGGCTTTTTCTTGAAGTTTCTGGCAATGGACTTCATCTCGGACAGGGACTTGATATCGACAAATGGCAGCAGATACCCCGAAGGCTCCCAACCACATCGTGTGCCATTCCGTTTCATAATTCCAGACCACCAGATTCCTCCTCACCGAGAACGTGAGAGTGCGAGCGCAGCTTTCCTCCAATTACCTCCTTCCTTGCGAGGGGGCTCGGAGTTCGTGGATAATTCGAACAGCAAAGTATACATGCAGCCGCTTGTTCAATACACGCTGCATGCAAATTTGATAGCCCATCGGTATTCCTCGCACAGTGTACTACCGTTTAAGCTTGATTCAACAGTCGAAATACAAATCTGTCCGCGGTCTGGCTGCCAGCCTCCGACTGCAGTCGACGATTTTCCCGGGGAGTTCCAGTTAACTTCTGTGAGACGCATCCGCCAACATCCACTCTGGGGACGAACGCTGGGGGGAATGACGATAACGACGACAGAGCCTCCCCCGGTTGTGATAGGCACGAGTAATGCTACGGCTCAAGCAACCTCGCAATGCAAAATCACTCTGATATTCAAGCCGAGGAACCCCACAAAGGCAGCGATCCCACCACTAGGTCTCCTGAGAGGCATCATCAGAGCCCAGCTCCATATTAAGACATACTACTCTACCCAGACGTTTC is a window of Aspergillus puulaauensis MK2 DNA, chromosome 4, nearly complete sequence DNA encoding:
- a CDS encoding fungal specific transcription factor domain-containing protein (COG:K;~EggNog:ENOG410Q1CX;~InterPro:IPR007219;~PFAM:PF04082;~go_function: GO:0003677 - DNA binding [Evidence IEA];~go_function: GO:0008270 - zinc ion binding [Evidence IEA];~go_process: GO:0006351 - transcription, DNA-templated [Evidence IEA]); this translates as MLIRTGRDLLNRHSRLTHNPSGPQPPDIRKAPQSQPSWPTLPVAPQHVGASDFRLNGDGLGLNFVPSPVAAGGTLSDHQAASNFNFLGFEPSLESIPSDFTAFMDSVPIPSNPYSPSLQPIPAFSPGFEVQMSAPSKEYDVRQGLVDEQVSEQMTENLALSSPFSSRLPSLQPEELSIQRPRSTCRPNSQFLVSAKCREHFLRELARLSGTVPGDFILPSRHTLSRLVIVYFSAFHEHHPFLHVPTLNLHCINLELFLAIIALGARYARELDIGVKLFRVAKAVVMERIQRPRGKGPNDSTNNTRCDDGGLDTHADDRTRPFETVQALVLLIAIASWFHRSPDTYEALSLRGVVDSLIRQGGLECPPSHEPQSWQSWVQMEMLKRTKLVAFCFFNIHTIAFDLPPLIFSSELDVYLPFPEQQWKAENKKAWQKALDSADPPEPFQATLEKLFDDPRPSGRGPWDNAISSFSPLGGFSLIHAIIQRIWLVHNSRFPGARGRREGLSNEEMSVFERALKGWSLCWEHGPERSIDPMSPHGPLSFTSTALLRLAYIRINLDLGPTRSLTTWNPSLVAKSLDGSPGVERTEKLTRAVLHCAHALSIPVKLGTRFVARNQVIYWSNQHALCSLECAVLLAKWLEVVTVPCPSPPLRPTEWRVLHFLAQLVAEGEYGRTPEQILARRELMSAALVRMWGTLYNCDSVWEMVTLIGQSLFEYAALLESHHSYSST